In a single window of the Littorina saxatilis isolate snail1 linkage group LG3, US_GU_Lsax_2.0, whole genome shotgun sequence genome:
- the LOC138962046 gene encoding uncharacterized protein: MFAEILRKSCGVRDEEAAFLGPGMQNTQQFFTDFTVSCWEVSPMAGREVTSAEIQLVVAEAEKSPWAEHIVLTDIHGRTDIDSVKTIVVIIITTSPFSQTVFIKFMWDFKAEAGEILLQAMQSTGGQERSLRPVLAIVGPILALSSMIHDCVLHQWCLAVSSWVLCLLTWPNHSNFHRPAVVKRGSCGPMMLFTKFCAQFVVQWNPLLPPKQI; the protein is encoded by the exons TCCTGTGGCGTGAGGGATGAGGAAGCTGCCTTCTTGGGTCCAGGTATGCAGAACACCCAGCAGTTCTTTACTGACTTCACTGTCAGTTGCTGGGAGGTAAG TCCTATGGCAGGGAGAGAAGTAACATCTGCGGAAATTCAACTTGTTGTGGCGGAAGCAGAAAAGAGTCCCTGGGCAGAACATATTGTATTAACTG ACATCCACGGCAGGACTGACATTGATTCAGTGAAAACAattgttgtcatcatcatcaccactagTCCCTTCAGTCAGACAGTCTTCATCAAGTTCATGTGGGACTTCAAGGCAGAAGCAGGAGAAATCCTTCTCCAGGCTATGCAGTCTACAGGAGGCCAGGAGCGCTCATTACGTCCAGTCCTTGCCATTGTTGGACCAATTCTTGCCTTGTCTTCCATGATCCACGACTGTGTCCTTCATCAATGGTGCCTTGCAGTATCATCTTGGGTTTTATGCCTCTTGACATGGCCCAACCACTCCAACTTCCATCGTCCAGCAGTTGTCAAGAGAGGTTCATGTGGACCCATGATGCTTTTCACCAAGTTCTGCGCACAGtttgtggtacagtggaacccccttttaccacctaaacaaatctga
- the LOC138962047 gene encoding uncharacterized protein, giving the protein MKKARICLNAHYLQRDHPRKKTQVRDTGPQTQTLLRYALTKERDLQKQTMVTMGTQTSVTVLKKGVVFAELSDDDLNGGVKQLRRNLFKKSVFESDKKCRYMLGHKFQPPLPRIWFPVPDS; this is encoded by the exons ATGAAGAAGGCAAGAATCTGCCTGAACGCCCACTATTTACAG AGAGATCACCCAAGAAAGAAAACTCAAGTGAGAGATACTGGGCCACAGACTCAAACCTTGCTGCGGTATGCTTTGACGAAAGAGCGAGACCTCCAGAAGCAGACTATGGTTACTATGGGAACCCAGACAAGCGTGACAG TTTTGAAGAAAGGGGTGGTGTTTGCTGAATTGTCAGACGATGACTTGAATGGTGGCGTTAAACAGCTGCGGAGGAACCTGTTCAAGAAGAGCGTATTTGAAAGTGACAAAAAGTGCAG GTATATGCTTGGTCACAAGTTCCAGCCACCGCTACCTCGCATATGGTTCCCAGTGCCAGACTCCTAA